The genomic stretch ACAGCTTCATCAACAATTTTCTCGAAATCTTCGATTAGAAAAAGGGGCTCTTCCATTGAAGCCCATTCTACGTGCGCCCAGGAACGGAAGGAAAGATTACTTTCCACGTACGGCCCCACGGTCTCTTTAAAATACTCATGAATGGCAGGAGGATGATAACTTCCACTTGAAAAGTAAAAATCAAAGCTATTAACACGGTGGACATAGTTTAATTGATTCTCAGTTAGCTTTCGTTGTAATTCTGTTAAAATCATCGGATAAAGGCGATCATTTTCAATGAGAATCGTGTATTCTCCGTGCAATGCTCCTTGTTCAATGAAGTCGCAAACCTGTTCAATGTAGCTCTTAACTTCTTGATATGCATAAAGCACATGAACACATTTTTTCTCTATGAACAGCTGGTTCATTTTACTTTTCAACTAATC from Bacillus sp. Cs-700 encodes the following:
- a CDS encoding MEDS domain-containing protein, which produces MKSKMNQLFIEKKCVHVLYAYQEVKSYIEQVCDFIEQGALHGEYTILIENDRLYPMILTELQRKLTENQLNYVHRVNSFDFYFSSGSYHPPAIHEYFKETVGPYVESNLSFRSWAHVEWASMEEPLFLIEDFEKIVDEAVNDFSFPLICAYNSERMPDYLVTILMETHPYVLMNDEFTLSKQYLG